The genome window AGTTCATCGCCACCGCCCACGAGGACCAGAAGTTCGGCATCCCGCTCGCCGACGGTCAGGCCGCCGAAGCCGTACGCCGTGCCCTTCAGCTCGACGGGCTCGAACTCATCGGGATCCACTCCCACATCGGGTCGCAGATCTTCGACATGTCCGGGTTCGAGGTCGCCGCCCACCGGGTTGTGGGGCTGCTCAGGGACATTCGCGACGAGCACGGTGTCGAGCTGCCCGAGATCGACCTCGGCGGCGGCCTCGGCATCGCCTACACCAGCGACGACGACCCCCGTGAGCCCCACGAGATCGCCAAGGCCCTCACCGAGATCGTTTCGCGCGAGTGCGAGGGCGCCCGTCTGCGCACGCCCCGTATCTCCGTCGAGCCGGGCCGTGCCATCGTCGGGCCGACCGCCTTCACCCTCTACGAGGTCGGCACCATCAAGCCGCTCCAGGGACTGCGTACGTATGTCTCCGTCGACGGCGGCATGTCCGACAACATCCGCACCGCGCTCTACGACGCCGAGTACAGCGTCTGTCTGGCCTCGCGCACCTCGGACGCGGAGCCGATGCTGGTCCGCATCGTCGGCAAGCACTGCGAGAGCGGGGACATCGTGGTGCGGGACGCCTTCCTGCCCGCCGATCTGGCGCCCGGTGACCTCATCGCCGTACCTGCCACCGGCGCCTACTGCCGGTCCATGGCCAGCAACTACAACCACGCGCTCCGCCCGCCCGTCGTCGCCGTGGCCGACGGAGACGCCCGGGTCATCGTCCGCCGTGAGACGGAGGACGACCTGCTGCGTCTCGACGTCGGGTGAGGCGCACCGCGTGACGAGCCCACGGACACGGCGGAAGATCTTCCGGTCTTCCGCCGCCGACAAAATGAAATAAACGTCTCACGATCCGGACCAAGGGCAGAAACTCCCGTCCGGTGAGTGAGACTGGTCGAACCGTAGACCGCATGAGGAAACGAGGTCGGATGATGCGTACGCGTCCGCTGAAGGTGGCGCTGCTGGGCTGTGGGGTTGTCGGCTCAGAGGTGGCGCGCATCATGACGACGCACGCCGACGACCTCGCCGCTCGGATCGGCGCGCCCGTGGAGCTCGCGGGCGTGGCCGTGCGGCGGCCCTCCAAGGTCCGGGAGGGCATCGACCCCGCCCTCGTCACCACCGACGCC of Streptomyces cynarae contains these proteins:
- the lysA gene encoding diaminopimelate decarboxylase, which produces MSRSAHPAGPRHADVLPEGHYSAPPTDLNALDPKVWAQTVTRDAHGVVTVGGIDVKTLAERFGTPAYFIDEADFRTRARAWRTAFGPDADVFYAGKAFLSRAVVRWLYEEGLNLDVCSGGELSTALAGGMPADRIAFHGNNKSVEEITKAVEAGVGRIVLDSFQEIVRVAHIASSMGKRQRVQIRVTVGVEAHTHEFIATAHEDQKFGIPLADGQAAEAVRRALQLDGLELIGIHSHIGSQIFDMSGFEVAAHRVVGLLRDIRDEHGVELPEIDLGGGLGIAYTSDDDPREPHEIAKALTEIVSRECEGARLRTPRISVEPGRAIVGPTAFTLYEVGTIKPLQGLRTYVSVDGGMSDNIRTALYDAEYSVCLASRTSDAEPMLVRIVGKHCESGDIVVRDAFLPADLAPGDLIAVPATGAYCRSMASNYNHALRPPVVAVADGDARVIVRRETEDDLLRLDVG